From Pararhodobacter zhoushanensis, the proteins below share one genomic window:
- the accB gene encoding acetyl-CoA carboxylase biotin carboxyl carrier protein, translating into MSKDHITADVAFIQALAELLNTNELTEISVKREYGENDTLNVKVAKHAPVLQAAPVSYAPAPAAAAPSAAAPASAAAASSDPSEHPGAVASPMVGTCYLAAEPGAAAFVSVGQQVSAGDTLLIIEAMKTMNHIPAPTSGTVKRILVSDGTPVEYGAPLMIIE; encoded by the coding sequence ATGAGCAAAGATCACATCACGGCCGACGTGGCCTTCATTCAGGCACTCGCCGAGCTTCTGAACACCAACGAGCTGACCGAGATTTCGGTCAAGCGCGAATACGGTGAAAACGACACGCTCAACGTGAAAGTCGCCAAGCACGCCCCGGTCCTTCAGGCCGCGCCGGTCTCTTACGCGCCCGCTCCTGCCGCCGCTGCCCCTTCGGCAGCCGCGCCGGCAAGCGCCGCCGCCGCGTCGTCCGATCCGTCCGAGCATCCGGGCGCGGTAGCCTCGCCGATGGTCGGCACGTGCTATCTGGCCGCCGAGCCGGGTGCCGCTGCCTTTGTCAGCGTCGGCCAGCAGGTCAGCGCCGGTGATACGCTGCTGATCATCGAAGCGATGAAAACGATGAACCATATCCCGGCACCGACGTCGGGCACGGTCAAGCGCATCCTCGTTTCCGACGGCACGCCGGTCGAATACGGCGCCCCCCTGATGATCATCGAATAA
- a CDS encoding helix-turn-helix transcriptional regulator gives MPKSALSGTRIRALRTARRLGQADLARMAGVSPSYLNLIEHNRRRASPRIIEAIAGALQISPETLDERAGDAQVEALRAAAARAHPASVTGTAPEIDRAEELTGRFPGWAALITQLHTATETQDRTIERLSDRMAHDPNLSEALHEIVSAVTAVQSTAAILAESEDLEPEWRARFHRNIHQDSVRLANAAEALVAFLDTFGEETGLAAPQEELESWLEHQGFHVAAIEHPASPDWNALTSGQAELASAAARTLAVSWLDRARVDAQALPLAQLMPVLMAMLGGGGVFAPEVLARQFGVSLAQLFRRLATLPSAPGVPRFGLAVCDGSGTLTFRRPVDGFQLPRFGGACPLWPLYEALGQPDRPVRALVEFAGRPPARFVAHAIAGARDPLRFDPPHVWEASMLVTPALVAATSGDSAEPRGVGTSCRVCPRMDCPARREPSIVAG, from the coding sequence ATGCCCAAATCGGCGCTCTCAGGCACGCGTATCCGCGCATTGCGCACGGCTCGGCGGCTCGGCCAGGCCGATCTCGCGCGCATGGCCGGTGTGTCGCCGTCCTATCTCAACCTTATCGAGCACAACCGCCGCCGTGCCAGTCCCCGCATCATCGAGGCCATCGCCGGGGCGCTGCAAATCTCGCCCGAGACCTTGGATGAGCGTGCCGGAGATGCGCAGGTCGAGGCCTTGCGCGCCGCCGCTGCCCGCGCGCACCCCGCCTCTGTCACCGGCACCGCGCCCGAGATCGACCGGGCCGAAGAGCTGACCGGCCGCTTTCCCGGCTGGGCCGCGCTGATCACGCAGTTGCACACCGCGACCGAGACACAGGATCGCACCATCGAGCGGCTTTCGGACCGCATGGCGCATGACCCCAACCTGTCCGAGGCGCTGCACGAGATCGTCTCGGCGGTGACGGCGGTGCAGTCCACGGCGGCGATCCTGGCCGAATCCGAGGATCTCGAGCCGGAATGGCGCGCCCGGTTTCACCGCAATATCCATCAGGATTCGGTCCGGCTGGCCAATGCGGCCGAGGCCTTGGTGGCGTTTCTGGATACCTTTGGCGAAGAAACCGGCCTCGCTGCCCCGCAGGAAGAACTGGAAAGCTGGCTCGAGCACCAGGGCTTTCACGTCGCCGCCATCGAACATCCCGCCAGTCCCGACTGGAACGCCCTGACCAGCGGGCAGGCCGAGCTGGCCTCAGCCGCTGCGCGCACCTTGGCCGTCAGTTGGCTGGACCGTGCCCGCGTTGATGCGCAGGCGCTGCCGTTGGCGCAACTGATGCCGGTGTTGATGGCGATGCTGGGCGGCGGCGGGGTCTTTGCGCCCGAGGTTCTGGCGCGCCAGTTCGGCGTCAGTCTGGCGCAGTTGTTCCGCCGTCTCGCCACGCTGCCGTCCGCGCCGGGTGTTCCGCGGTTCGGGCTGGCGGTCTGCGATGGCTCGGGAACGCTGACCTTCCGGCGCCCGGTCGACGGGTTCCAGCTGCCCCGGTTTGGCGGCGCCTGTCCGCTCTGGCCACTGTACGAAGCGCTGGGTCAGCCCGACCGCCCGGTGCGGGCGCTTGTCGAATTCGCCGGTCGCCCGCCGGCGCGCTTTGTCGCGCATGCCATCGCCGGGGCACGCGATCCGCTGCGCTTTGACCCGCCGCATGTGTGGGAAGCCAGCATGCTGGTGACACCCGCTTTGGTTGCGGCGACGTCGGGGGATTCCGCCGAGCCGCGTGGCGTCGGCACCAGTTGCCGGGTCTGCCCGCGCATGGACTGCCCGGCGCGGCGCGAGCCGTCGATTGTTGCAGGGTAA
- a CDS encoding phospholipase D-like domain-containing protein, with protein sequence MHWQSWVVIALLVAGAGALLTLWATGRFAKRKRGKATHVLPAGSDTRLDALMEPLERAHPGLTGARLVPVDKDALTLRLALAHSAERSLDLMYYIWEDDLSGRLLAQAVLDAADRGVRVRMLFDDVNTLNRDPTYRALDRHPRIEVRLFNPIRNRDRGVLRGLEILFNLMPYNRRMHNKMWLSDQRLAISGGRNVGDAYFGLQRGWDTDYDDLDMLLSGAVLRDMGALYDRFWNSGLSLPVRRLWLGKSTRLKRFRRNLNRILAKKPSQERIEKLDLPLADQAEEVLNVETLRWTDGLSFIGDPPEKTLGTRRNGWMASELMPLLQSAKRELRIMTPYFVPGGPGLKALVDLQKSGVQIEIITNGLRRTDSVLVYGAYRWYRPRLLAAGIKLVEAATPGAPDTMVHAKTFIVDGERAFVGSFNFDLRSAFLNTELGMLFDDPGLIEDLTALFEAACTPDKAWRLSMDGRFIRWERGEESTHTEPGTTAWKRALTFAIGHLPIHRFL encoded by the coding sequence ATGCACTGGCAATCCTGGGTTGTGATCGCGCTGCTGGTGGCCGGTGCGGGGGCGTTGCTGACGCTCTGGGCCACCGGGCGCTTTGCCAAGCGCAAGCGCGGCAAGGCCACGCATGTGCTGCCCGCCGGGTCGGACACCCGGCTCGATGCACTGATGGAACCGCTGGAGCGCGCGCATCCGGGGCTGACGGGCGCGCGACTGGTGCCCGTCGACAAGGACGCGCTGACCCTGCGGCTGGCGCTGGCGCACAGCGCCGAGCGCAGCCTCGATCTGATGTATTACATCTGGGAGGATGACCTGAGCGGCCGCCTGCTGGCGCAGGCGGTGCTGGACGCAGCGGATCGCGGCGTGCGGGTACGGATGCTGTTTGATGACGTCAACACGCTGAACCGTGACCCGACCTACCGCGCGCTCGATCGCCATCCGCGCATCGAGGTCCGTCTCTTCAACCCGATCCGCAACCGCGACCGGGGCGTGCTGCGCGGGCTGGAAATCCTGTTCAACCTGATGCCCTACAACCGACGCATGCACAACAAGATGTGGCTTTCGGATCAACGGCTTGCGATCTCGGGTGGGCGCAATGTGGGCGATGCCTATTTCGGTCTGCAACGGGGCTGGGACACCGATTACGACGACCTCGACATGCTGCTGTCGGGGGCCGTTCTGCGCGACATGGGCGCGCTCTATGACCGCTTCTGGAACTCCGGCCTCTCGCTGCCGGTGCGTCGGCTCTGGCTGGGCAAATCCACCCGGCTCAAACGCTTTCGCCGCAACCTGAACCGGATACTGGCGAAAAAACCCAGCCAGGAGCGGATCGAAAAGCTTGACCTGCCGCTCGCCGACCAGGCCGAAGAGGTGCTGAACGTCGAGACCCTGCGCTGGACGGACGGGCTGTCGTTCATTGGCGATCCGCCCGAAAAGACGCTGGGCACCCGCCGCAATGGCTGGATGGCCAGTGAACTGATGCCGCTTCTGCAATCGGCCAAGCGCGAGCTGCGCATCATGACGCCGTATTTCGTGCCCGGCGGGCCGGGGCTCAAGGCGCTGGTCGATCTGCAGAAATCCGGCGTGCAGATCGAGATCATCACCAACGGCTTGCGCCGCACCGACAGCGTATTGGTCTACGGCGCCTATCGCTGGTATCGCCCCCGCCTGCTGGCCGCCGGGATCAAGCTGGTCGAGGCCGCAACCCCCGGCGCGCCCGACACGATGGTGCACGCCAAGACCTTTATCGTCGATGGCGAGAGGGCCTTTGTCGGCTCGTTCAATTTCGATCTGCGTTCGGCGTTTCTGAACACCGAACTGGGGATGCTGTTTGACGACCCGGGGTTGATCGAGGATCTGACCGCCCTGTTCGAAGCCGCCTGCACCCCCGATAAAGCCTGGCGTCTGTCCATGGACGGCCGCTTTATCCGCTGGGAGCGCGGCGAGGAGAGCACGCATACCGAGCCGGGCACCACAGCATGGAAACGCGCGCTGACCTTCGCCATCGGTCATTTGCCGATCCACCGGTTCCTATGA
- the trmB gene encoding tRNA (guanine(46)-N(7))-methyltransferase TrmB: MSDQPKKPDLPPHPALAALRTHRNFYGRVHGKTLRPAQRTYLSEDLTDLRLRGVSIDENPERSPLDMAQALPGDGPIWLEIGFGGGEHMVHMAAAYPQVRLIGCEPFVNGVAMALGLLRNRPCPNLLLHPGDARDLFDVMPDATLDKVFLNYPDPWPKARHHRRRFVTQDHLVPLFAACKPGAEFRVATDIADYARQTLEEVPQAGFELVADSRTAWADWFSTRYEQKALREGRTPHYMTFRKP; the protein is encoded by the coding sequence ATGAGTGACCAGCCCAAGAAACCCGACCTGCCGCCGCACCCCGCGCTTGCCGCGCTGCGCACGCATCGCAATTTCTATGGCCGGGTGCACGGCAAAACCCTGCGCCCGGCGCAGCGGACCTATCTGTCCGAGGATCTCACCGACTTGCGCCTGCGCGGCGTGTCGATCGACGAGAACCCCGAGCGCAGCCCGCTGGACATGGCACAGGCGCTTCCCGGTGACGGGCCGATCTGGCTGGAAATCGGCTTTGGCGGCGGCGAGCATATGGTGCATATGGCTGCGGCCTATCCGCAGGTCCGCCTGATTGGCTGCGAGCCTTTCGTCAACGGCGTCGCCATGGCGCTGGGGCTGCTGCGCAACCGGCCCTGCCCCAACCTGCTGCTGCATCCCGGCGATGCGCGCGATCTGTTCGACGTGATGCCCGATGCGACGCTCGACAAGGTCTTTCTGAACTATCCCGACCCCTGGCCCAAAGCGCGCCATCACCGTCGCCGCTTTGTGACCCAAGACCATCTTGTGCCGCTGTTTGCCGCCTGCAAACCCGGTGCCGAGTTCCGGGTGGCCACCGATATTGCCGACTACGCGCGTCAGACGCTTGAAGAAGTGCCGCAGGCGGGTTTCGAGCTGGTAGCCGACAGCCGGACCGCCTGGGCGGACTGGTTCTCGACCCGGTACGAGCAAAAAGCCCTGCGCGAAGGCCGCACGCCCCATTACATGACGTTCCGCAAGCCCTGA
- the accC gene encoding acetyl-CoA carboxylase biotin carboxylase subunit — protein sequence MFDKILIANRGEIALRVIRACREMGIQSVAVHSTADSDAMHVRMADEAICIGPAPSVDSYLHMAAIISACEISGAQAIHPGYGFLSENASFVQMVEDHDLTFIGPSAAHIRMMGDKITAKETAKALGIPVVPGSEGGVPDVETAKKVAGAMGYPVIIKATAGGGGRGMKVAKSETELEVAFRTARSESKAAFGNDEVYIEKYLQKPRHIEIQVFGDGKGNAVHLGERDCSLQRRHQKVLEEAPGPSITPEQRAEIGAICANAIGAMKYSGAGTIEFLYEDGEFYFIEMNTRLQVEHPVTEAIFGVDLVREQIRVASGMGLSFTQDELVLNGHAIEVRINAEKLPNFSPCPGLVNTFHAPGGLGVRMDSALYGGYRIPPYYDSLIGKLIVHGRDRPEAIARLKRALGELIIDGIDTTIPLFFALLENEAVVTGEYNIHWLEKFLAEELG from the coding sequence ATGTTCGACAAAATCCTCATCGCGAACCGCGGCGAGATCGCGCTGCGGGTCATCCGGGCCTGTCGCGAGATGGGCATCCAGTCGGTTGCCGTGCATTCGACCGCCGATTCGGACGCCATGCATGTGCGCATGGCCGACGAGGCGATCTGCATCGGCCCAGCCCCGTCGGTTGACAGCTATCTGCACATGGCCGCGATCATCTCGGCCTGTGAAATCTCGGGCGCGCAGGCGATCCATCCGGGCTATGGCTTTCTGTCGGAAAATGCCAGTTTCGTGCAGATGGTCGAAGATCATGACCTGACCTTCATCGGTCCCAGCGCGGCGCACATCCGCATGATGGGCGACAAGATCACCGCCAAGGAAACCGCCAAGGCGCTGGGTATCCCGGTGGTGCCGGGGTCCGAGGGCGGCGTGCCCGATGTGGAAACCGCCAAGAAGGTCGCGGGTGCCATGGGCTATCCGGTGATCATCAAGGCGACCGCCGGTGGTGGCGGACGCGGCATGAAAGTGGCGAAATCCGAGACCGAGCTGGAAGTCGCCTTCCGCACCGCGCGCTCGGAATCCAAGGCCGCCTTCGGCAACGACGAAGTCTATATCGAGAAATACCTGCAAAAGCCGCGCCACATCGAGATTCAGGTGTTCGGCGACGGCAAGGGCAACGCGGTCCATCTGGGCGAACGCGACTGCTCGCTACAGCGCCGCCACCAGAAGGTGCTGGAAGAAGCCCCCGGCCCGTCGATCACGCCCGAACAGCGTGCCGAAATCGGCGCGATCTGCGCCAATGCCATCGGCGCGATGAAATACTCGGGCGCGGGCACCATCGAGTTTCTCTATGAAGACGGCGAGTTCTATTTCATCGAGATGAACACCCGTCTGCAGGTCGAACACCCGGTGACCGAGGCGATCTTTGGCGTCGATCTGGTGCGCGAGCAGATCCGTGTTGCCTCGGGCATGGGCCTGTCGTTCACGCAGGATGAGCTGGTGCTCAACGGCCATGCCATCGAAGTGCGCATCAACGCCGAGAAACTGCCGAACTTCTCTCCCTGCCCCGGTCTGGTGAACACCTTCCACGCGCCCGGCGGGCTGGGCGTGCGGATGGATTCCGCGCTTTACGGCGGCTACCGCATCCCGCCCTATTACGACAGCCTGATCGGCAAGCTGATCGTCCACGGCCGCGACCGGCCCGAGGCGATTGCCCGGCTGAAGCGGGCGCTGGGCGAGCTGATCATCGACGGCATCGACACCACGATCCCGCTGTTCTTTGCGCTGCTTGAGAATGAAGCCGTGGTGACCGGCGAGTACAACATCCACTGGCTGGAGAAGTTTCTGGCCGAAGAACTGGGGTGA
- a CDS encoding alpha/beta fold hydrolase, whose product MRDQNEDAALDAERARLIGSIYDVVLSPEHYDSFMTDWSDFVDKLARRLGELHVTDGPSARQLQDPVIEAHFRRAFALFERMGRGEPNESLGGHRAPLVRLGRGGVVLSAQEDAAQLFGDTLSLATIRAALEPDSAARLTTLLAAFDRAPASGRFAVLSLSEQPATDAGSLPGGGLVSVVTTRDPAGQDFVVELRAMSIGWSAPLASVLVETFHLTPRETELVRELTRGGDLPAVALRIGRSLNTLRAQLKSVFAKTRTNAQSELMRLIAAMVLHGAEDSRAKAAAGDGTEVAVDLGDGRIMPVAVLGPEDGLPVVFVHGMLEGLAALHRLGPALQAAGLRLYAPMRPNFGISYPASRIREAPDHFARDLGLALGVLGLSRVVVIGHMAGAIYAYGAAARLAQQVAGVVCVAGCVPIVTIEQFAQMTPRQRAVAYTARFAPALLPAVLRAGIAQIDSDNAQNFMTPLYPKGTRDREVVEREGIAEALLEGYRFTVAQGQKAFQIDAWHVTRDWSALVAASDCPVALIHGDADPVVRLKSVRHFAQQHGRVHLHEIDGEGQLLLYSQPGVVLAEIRAFAERCLA is encoded by the coding sequence GTGAGAGATCAGAACGAGGACGCGGCCCTCGACGCCGAACGGGCCCGGTTGATCGGCAGCATCTATGACGTCGTGCTCTCGCCCGAGCATTACGACAGCTTCATGACCGACTGGTCCGATTTCGTCGACAAACTGGCGCGCAGGCTGGGCGAGTTGCATGTCACCGACGGCCCTTCGGCCCGCCAGTTGCAAGACCCGGTGATCGAGGCGCATTTCCGCCGCGCCTTCGCGCTGTTCGAACGGATGGGGCGGGGCGAACCCAACGAGTCCCTGGGCGGCCACCGCGCGCCTTTGGTCCGGCTTGGGCGTGGCGGCGTGGTGTTGTCGGCGCAAGAGGACGCGGCGCAGCTGTTTGGCGACACACTCTCGTTGGCCACGATCCGTGCGGCACTCGAACCTGACAGCGCCGCGCGCCTGACCACGCTGCTGGCGGCCTTTGACCGGGCTCCCGCATCGGGGCGCTTCGCGGTGCTGTCGCTGTCCGAGCAGCCCGCGACCGACGCGGGCAGTTTGCCGGGCGGGGGGCTGGTCTCGGTGGTGACGACGCGCGATCCGGCGGGTCAGGATTTCGTTGTCGAACTGCGGGCCATGAGCATCGGCTGGAGCGCGCCGCTGGCCAGCGTGCTGGTCGAGACCTTCCACCTGACCCCGCGCGAAACAGAACTGGTGCGCGAACTCACCCGTGGCGGCGATCTGCCGGCTGTGGCGCTGCGCATCGGGCGCTCGCTCAACACCTTGCGCGCGCAGCTGAAATCGGTCTTTGCCAAGACCCGCACCAATGCGCAGTCCGAACTGATGCGCCTGATCGCCGCGATGGTGCTGCACGGTGCCGAAGACAGCCGGGCCAAGGCCGCTGCGGGGGATGGGACCGAAGTCGCGGTGGATCTGGGCGACGGACGGATCATGCCGGTCGCTGTGCTGGGGCCAGAAGACGGGCTGCCGGTGGTGTTCGTTCACGGCATGCTCGAAGGGCTGGCGGCGCTGCACCGCCTCGGCCCGGCGCTGCAGGCTGCGGGTCTGCGACTCTACGCGCCGATGCGGCCCAATTTCGGCATCTCTTACCCCGCGTCGCGCATCCGCGAAGCCCCGGATCATTTTGCCCGCGATCTGGGTCTGGCGCTTGGCGTGCTGGGCTTGTCGCGGGTGGTGGTGATCGGCCATATGGCGGGTGCGATCTATGCGTACGGCGCCGCTGCGCGGCTGGCTCAGCAGGTGGCTGGCGTGGTCTGTGTGGCGGGCTGTGTCCCCATCGTCACCATCGAACAATTCGCCCAGATGACCCCGCGCCAGCGCGCGGTCGCCTATACCGCCCGCTTTGCACCCGCGTTGTTGCCCGCCGTGCTGCGGGCCGGTATCGCCCAGATCGACAGCGATAACGCCCAGAATTTCATGACGCCGCTCTATCCCAAGGGCACCCGCGACCGCGAGGTCGTCGAGCGCGAGGGCATCGCCGAAGCCTTGCTCGAGGGCTATCGCTTCACGGTAGCGCAGGGGCAAAAGGCGTTTCAGATCGACGCCTGGCATGTGACGCGGGACTGGTCGGCGCTGGTTGCCGCGTCCGATTGTCCGGTCGCGCTGATCCACGGCGATGCTGATCCCGTGGTTCGGTTGAAAAGCGTGCGGCACTTCGCGCAGCAACACGGCCGCGTGCACCTGCACGAGATCGACGGTGAGGGACAGCTTTTGCTGTACAGCCAGCCCGGCGTCGTCCTGGCTGAAATCCGCGCCTTTGCCGAACGCTGCCTCGCGTAG
- a CDS encoding thymidine kinase, translating into MAKLYFHYSTMNAGKSTILLQASHNYRERGMQTYLITAQFDNRAGDGRIASRIGIGEQADTFAPGEDLFAKIEARIAQGAIACVFIDEAQFLSHEQVWQLARAVDDLDVPIMGYGLRVDFRGELFPGSAALLALADEMREVRTICHCGKKATMVIRQGADGQPLREGAQVQIGGNETYVSLCRRHWRAAVGR; encoded by the coding sequence ATGGCCAAGCTCTATTTCCACTATTCGACGATGAACGCCGGTAAATCGACGATCCTGCTGCAGGCGTCGCATAACTACCGCGAGCGCGGGATGCAGACCTATCTGATCACCGCGCAGTTCGACAACCGCGCCGGAGACGGGCGCATCGCATCGCGCATCGGTATCGGCGAGCAAGCCGATACCTTCGCCCCCGGCGAAGACCTTTTCGCCAAGATCGAGGCGCGCATCGCCCAAGGCGCCATCGCCTGCGTGTTCATCGACGAGGCGCAATTTCTGTCGCACGAACAGGTCTGGCAACTGGCCCGCGCCGTTGACGATCTGGACGTGCCGATCATGGGCTACGGTCTGCGGGTCGATTTCCGCGGTGAGCTGTTCCCCGGTTCGGCTGCGCTGCTGGCCCTGGCGGACGAGATGCGCGAAGTCCGCACCATCTGCCATTGCGGCAAGAAGGCGACGATGGTGATCCGACAAGGTGCCGACGGCCAGCCCTTGCGCGAGGGCGCGCAGGTACAGATCGGCGGAAACGAAACCTATGTCTCGCTCTGCCGCCGCCACTGGCGCGCGGCGGTCGGTCGCTGA
- a CDS encoding response regulator transcription factor has translation MEHDGTAPSGTAAVTSPGSPGTGGGRSVLVVEDEPNISEAIRYILKRDGWAVTLVDSGAEALDFVTTARPSVMILDVMLPGVSGFDILHALRSRPETEDLPVIVLTAKGSVAVRDTALQAGASRFMAKPFANAELLAAVRQLAGL, from the coding sequence ATGGAGCACGATGGCACCGCACCCTCGGGGACTGCGGCGGTGACGAGCCCCGGCAGCCCGGGCACTGGCGGCGGTCGTTCGGTGCTGGTGGTCGAGGATGAGCCGAACATCTCGGAAGCGATTCGCTATATCCTCAAGCGGGATGGCTGGGCGGTAACGCTGGTCGACAGCGGGGCCGAGGCTTTGGATTTTGTCACAACCGCGCGCCCGTCGGTGATGATATTGGACGTCATGCTGCCCGGCGTCAGCGGCTTCGATATCCTGCACGCCCTGCGCAGTCGGCCCGAGACCGAGGATCTGCCGGTCATCGTGCTGACCGCCAAAGGCTCGGTTGCCGTGCGCGACACGGCGCTGCAGGCCGGTGCCTCGCGGTTCATGGCCAAACCTTTTGCCAATGCCGAGTTATTGGCTGCCGTGCGCCAGCTTGCCGGGCTATGA
- a CDS encoding DMT family transporter yields MPDTLRYAAIMLAAGIGIPVLAALNAQLGARLASPTAAAVVLFCVAMLGALVVMLVTGGQSGFASLPGQPWHLFLAGLFVCFYVLSVTFVAPRFGVGNAVFFVLLGQVISAAAIDQFGLFGAILRPITLARAAGLGFMGLGLFLIQRA; encoded by the coding sequence ATGCCCGACACCCTGCGCTATGCCGCGATCATGCTCGCCGCCGGGATCGGCATCCCCGTCCTTGCCGCGCTCAACGCGCAGCTGGGTGCGCGGCTTGCCTCGCCGACCGCCGCAGCGGTCGTGTTGTTCTGTGTTGCGATGCTGGGGGCCTTGGTCGTGATGCTGGTCACCGGCGGCCAAAGCGGCTTTGCCAGCCTGCCCGGTCAGCCGTGGCATCTGTTTCTGGCCGGTCTGTTCGTGTGCTTTTACGTGCTGTCCGTTACCTTCGTCGCGCCCCGGTTCGGGGTCGGCAACGCGGTGTTCTTTGTGTTGCTGGGACAGGTGATCAGCGCGGCCGCCATTGATCAGTTCGGTCTGTTCGGTGCCATCCTGCGCCCGATCACCCTTGCCCGGGCTGCGGGCCTTGGCTTCATGGGTCTGGGCTTGTTTCTGATCCAGCGCGCCTGA
- a CDS encoding endonuclease/exonuclease/phosphatase family protein, whose translation MPHRPELIVGSYNIHKAVGTDRRLDPHRVISVIREMAPDLIALQEVDKRFGDRRGILDLDELYAQTGLQPVRLSLRKSALAHGWHGNLILFKDAELEDVRTIDLPGMEPRGAIVADLTFAGQPIRIIAAHLGLLKGSRLLQARRLADEISPDRPTLMMGDLNEWRRGAGCSLMPLKTGLDAVARASTVASFPSARPMLALDRIIGCTRAEVVDLSPHTSALSRMASDHLPIRARIRLGT comes from the coding sequence ATGCCGCACCGTCCAGAGCTGATTGTCGGCTCCTACAACATCCACAAGGCCGTGGGCACCGATCGCCGCCTCGATCCGCATCGCGTGATCTCTGTGATCCGCGAAATGGCGCCTGACCTGATCGCCTTGCAAGAGGTCGACAAGCGCTTTGGCGACCGTCGCGGGATTCTGGATCTGGACGAGCTTTACGCCCAGACCGGGCTGCAACCCGTCCGCCTGAGCCTGCGCAAAAGCGCGTTGGCGCATGGCTGGCACGGCAATCTGATCCTGTTCAAGGATGCCGAGCTTGAGGACGTGCGCACCATCGATCTGCCGGGAATGGAGCCGCGCGGGGCCATTGTGGCGGATCTGACCTTTGCCGGGCAGCCGATCCGCATCATCGCGGCGCATCTGGGTCTGCTCAAGGGCTCGCGCCTGTTGCAGGCGCGCCGGCTGGCCGATGAGATCAGCCCCGACCGCCCCACGCTGATGATGGGCGATCTGAACGAATGGCGGCGCGGCGCGGGCTGCTCGCTGATGCCGTTGAAAACCGGGCTGGACGCTGTCGCCCGCGCCTCGACCGTGGCCAGTTTTCCCTCGGCCCGTCCGATGCTGGCACTGGACCGCATCATCGGCTGTACGCGGGCCGAGGTGGTGGATCTGTCCCCGCATACCTCGGCGCTGTCGCGTATGGCCTCTGACCACCTGCCCATCCGGGCGCGCATCCGATTGGGCACATAA
- the aat gene encoding leucyl/phenylalanyl-tRNA--protein transferase, whose product MRLTPELIVKAYAGGVFPMAETADDPTIHWFEPRQRGVLPLDGFRASRSLLRSRRRGGFRFCCDSDFGGVMRACADRDVTWINDEIFRVFNELHMMGLAHSVEVRCPDGALAGGVYGLAVGGAFFAESMVSRVTDGSKLALAELVARLRRGGFWLMDTQYLTPHLASLGGIEIPRARYRQLLAEALIAPAQAETAFAPVNPDSADGAFWS is encoded by the coding sequence ATGCGGTTGACGCCGGAGTTGATCGTCAAGGCCTATGCAGGCGGGGTCTTCCCGATGGCCGAGACCGCCGACGATCCGACCATTCACTGGTTCGAACCGCGTCAGCGCGGCGTGCTGCCGCTGGACGGGTTTCGCGCCTCGCGCAGCTTGCTGCGGTCGCGCCGGCGGGGTGGCTTCCGCTTTTGCTGCGACAGCGATTTCGGCGGCGTCATGCGCGCCTGTGCTGACCGCGACGTCACCTGGATCAACGACGAGATCTTCCGCGTTTTCAACGAGCTGCACATGATGGGACTGGCCCATTCTGTCGAAGTTCGGTGCCCGGACGGTGCGCTGGCCGGCGGTGTCTATGGGCTGGCGGTCGGCGGTGCGTTCTTTGCCGAAAGCATGGTCTCGCGGGTGACGGATGGCTCGAAGCTGGCGCTGGCCGAGCTGGTCGCGCGGTTACGGCGCGGCGGGTTTTGGTTGATGGACACACAATATCTGACGCCGCATCTGGCCAGTCTGGGCGGTATCGAGATCCCCCGCGCGCGGTATCGCCAGCTGCTGGCAGAGGCGCTGATCGCACCGGCACAAGCCGAGACCGCCTTTGCGCCGGTTAACCCTGACAGCGCGGACGGGGCCTTCTGGTCATAG
- a CDS encoding FKBP-type peptidyl-prolyl cis-trans isomerase, producing MTQSKAGDTVQFHYTGTLSDGTVFDSSEGREPLSFTLGSGQIIPGLDAAIDGMAVGDKKTVTIPANQAYGEHDANARQAVPRAQIPDHIPTDPGTQLQMQSAQGQVIPVVVIEADDEQVVLDANHPLAGKDLTFAVEVVAVS from the coding sequence ATGACCCAGTCAAAGGCGGGTGACACCGTTCAGTTCCATTACACCGGCACCCTGTCCGACGGCACCGTGTTCGACAGCTCGGAAGGCCGCGAGCCGCTCAGCTTCACGCTGGGGTCAGGTCAGATCATTCCCGGTCTCGACGCCGCGATTGACGGCATGGCCGTGGGCGACAAGAAAACCGTCACCATCCCGGCGAACCAGGCGTACGGCGAGCATGACGCCAACGCCCGTCAGGCCGTCCCGCGCGCCCAGATCCCCGACCATATCCCGACCGACCCGGGCACCCAGCTGCAGATGCAGTCGGCCCAGGGCCAGGTGATTCCGGTCGTCGTGATCGAGGCCGATGACGAGCAGGTCGTGCTCGACGCCAATCACCCGCTCGCGGGCAAGGACCTGACCTTCGCGGTCGAGGTCGTCGCCGTCAGCTGA